In a genomic window of Comamonadaceae bacterium OTU4NAUVB1:
- a CDS encoding sigma-E factor negative regulatory protein, whose translation MNPSDESSREQISALADGALHGQAMTRTIEALCAQRSMQQVWQDHHAVGDLLRAGARRPCTDNAAFLERFQQRLAAEPASIPVAVAAPVSSVVQLPVRQPVTTVAGRIGRNEAANEPVFRWKLVAGVASLAAVAAIGWNLVGGVGLPASGSQLAQQQAQPAVQTASREAPLVVPVAASPNDAFAAGEPQTQVTTRVAAGAGEPQVMLRDARLDQLLEAHRQAGGAAQMPSGFLRNATFDGPSR comes from the coding sequence ATGAACCCCTCAGACGAATCTTCCCGCGAACAGATTTCCGCCTTGGCCGATGGCGCCCTGCACGGGCAGGCCATGACGCGCACGATCGAGGCGTTGTGCGCGCAACGGTCCATGCAGCAGGTCTGGCAGGACCACCACGCCGTGGGCGATCTGTTGCGCGCCGGTGCGCGCCGGCCATGCACCGACAACGCCGCCTTTCTGGAACGCTTTCAGCAGCGTCTCGCCGCCGAGCCGGCATCGATCCCGGTCGCGGTCGCCGCGCCTGTGTCTTCCGTGGTGCAACTGCCTGTGCGCCAGCCGGTGACGACCGTCGCCGGACGGATCGGACGCAACGAAGCCGCCAACGAACCGGTCTTTCGCTGGAAGCTCGTCGCCGGCGTGGCGTCGCTGGCGGCGGTGGCGGCCATCGGTTGGAATCTGGTGGGAGGCGTGGGCCTGCCGGCGTCCGGATCCCAGCTTGCGCAACAGCAGGCACAGCCTGCGGTCCAGACAGCATCGCGTGAAGCACCCTTGGTGGTACCGGTCGCTGCTTCGCCGAACGACGCGTTCGCTGCCGGTGAACCGCAGACGCAAGTGACCACGCGGGTTGCTGCGGGCGCGGGCGAGCCGCAGGTGATGTTGCGCGACGCCCGGCTCGATCAACTGCTCGAGGCGCATCGGCAGGCCGGCGGTGCGGCCCAGATGCCTTCGGGCTTCCTGCGCAACGCGACCTTCGACGGCCCGTCGCGCTGA
- a CDS encoding sigma-70 family RNA polymerase sigma factor: MLVIKYQRRIERLIGRMVRDVDLVEDIAQETFIRAYRALHQFRGEAQFYTWLYRIAVNTAKKALVDMKRDPTISESALRPSSSDDDETYQPRNEPISDETPETVLAANEIAAVVEAAMEALPAELRQAVTLREIEGLSYEEIAEVMDCPIGTVRSRIFRAREAISARVKPMLDNQSGKRW, encoded by the coding sequence ATGCTGGTCATCAAGTACCAGCGCCGCATCGAACGCCTGATCGGGCGGATGGTGCGGGATGTGGATCTCGTGGAGGACATCGCGCAGGAGACGTTCATCCGCGCCTACCGCGCCTTGCATCAGTTCCGCGGCGAGGCGCAGTTCTACACGTGGCTCTACCGGATCGCCGTGAACACGGCCAAGAAGGCGCTCGTGGACATGAAACGCGATCCGACCATCTCCGAAAGTGCGCTCAGGCCTTCTTCGTCCGACGACGATGAAACTTACCAGCCGAGAAACGAACCAATCAGCGACGAAACCCCCGAAACGGTGCTGGCGGCCAACGAGATCGCGGCGGTGGTCGAGGCGGCGATGGAAGCCCTGCCGGCCGAATTGCGGCAGGCGGTCACGCTGCGCGAGATCGAGGGTTTGAGTTACGAAGAGATCGCCGAGGTCATGGATTGTCCGATCGGCACGGTGCGTTCGCGGATTTTCCGGGCGCGCGAAGCGATTTCTGCACGAGTCAAGCCGATGCTCGACAACCAGTCCGGCAAGCGTTGGTAA
- a CDS encoding MucB/RseB C-terminal domain-containing protein: MPIVARRSLLILSTAGLVEVAVGQPRTGDEQEARRPVATEPSKLGTVDWLRRMHAASRQFSYVGTFVVSATTGNLSSARIWHVAQGDLLMERVESLSGAPRSTFRRNGQIMTFLPEDKVVKSEKRENLDFFPNLPGAPDSTIGELYDAQMLGKGRVAALDADVVQLVPRDALRFGYRVWCERRTGLVVALQTVDRDGRVVEQSAFSELQFNAPVKVKALQQMMSDTTGYRIEKAELERTTAAAEGWNLRESVPGFRAINCYRRSLDGHAKPERTMQWTFSDGLASVSLFVEPFDVRRAAREATLALGATHTMTRRLADRDGDWWLTAVGEVPAQTLDAFAQALVRVR, translated from the coding sequence ATGCCGATCGTCGCCCGCAGGTCCCTGCTGATCCTTTCCACCGCCGGTCTGGTGGAAGTCGCTGTGGGGCAGCCGCGCACAGGCGATGAGCAGGAGGCACGCCGACCGGTCGCGACCGAGCCATCGAAGCTCGGCACCGTGGACTGGCTGCGTCGCATGCATGCGGCGTCGCGCCAGTTCAGCTACGTGGGCACTTTCGTGGTGTCGGCGACGACCGGCAACTTGTCGAGCGCCCGCATCTGGCATGTGGCACAGGGCGATCTGCTCATGGAGCGCGTCGAGTCGCTGTCGGGCGCGCCCCGCTCCACCTTCCGTCGCAACGGCCAGATCATGACCTTCCTTCCCGAGGACAAGGTCGTGAAGAGCGAGAAGCGGGAGAACCTCGACTTCTTCCCCAACCTGCCCGGTGCGCCGGACTCGACCATCGGCGAGCTCTACGACGCGCAGATGCTGGGGAAAGGCCGTGTCGCCGCCCTGGATGCGGACGTGGTCCAACTCGTGCCTCGCGATGCCCTGCGCTTCGGGTATCGCGTCTGGTGCGAGCGCCGCACCGGGCTGGTCGTCGCGCTGCAGACCGTCGATCGCGATGGCCGTGTGGTCGAGCAGTCGGCGTTCTCCGAACTGCAGTTCAACGCGCCTGTGAAGGTCAAGGCGCTTCAACAGATGATGAGCGACACCACCGGCTACCGCATCGAGAAGGCCGAACTCGAACGCACCACGGCGGCGGCCGAAGGCTGGAACCTGCGCGAGTCCGTTCCCGGGTTCCGGGCCATCAATTGCTATCGGCGTTCGCTCGACGGCCATGCCAAGCCCGAACGCACGATGCAATGGACGTTCTCCGACGGCCTCGCGTCCGTGTCGCTGTTCGTGGAACCGTTCGACGTCCGGCGTGCTGCACGTGAAGCCACGCTCGCTCTCGGGGCCACGCACACGATGACACGGCGTCTCGCCGACCGCGATGGCGACTGGTGGCTCACCGCCGTGGGCGAAGTGCCCGCGCAGACGCTGGATGCCTTCGCGCAGGCGCTCGTTCGCGTGCGCTGA
- a CDS encoding DegQ family serine endoprotease has translation MMLTFDGRRKLRSSLLACAMAVTTAGTFLPMVPAVAQVRALPDFTDLVDQVGPAVVNIRTVERVAQRGGSGGGAANGEMDQEMQEFLRRFFGQNAPGAPNAPNSPRQGPRSSPQPQEPQEESRPRGVGSGFILSPDGYVMTNAHVVEDASEVIVTLTDKREFKARIVGADKRTDVAVVKIDATGLPALKVGDVSKLRVGEWVMAIGSPFGLENTVTAGIVSAKQRDTGDYLPFIQTDVAINPGNSGGPLINMRGEVVGINSQIYSRSGGFMGISFSIPIDEAIRVSEQLQATGRVSRGRIGVQIDRVSKDVAESIGLGTGQGVLVRSVEAGSPGEKAGIEAGDIITKFDGKVVDKPSDLPRMVGNTKPGTRSTVTVFRRGASRDLAVTIAEIEPDKPTRKASAEREEQPPKVASSAAAKALGLAVSDLPEAQKKELKVRGGVKIEAATDAAARVGLKEGDVILAVGNIEVSSVKEFDAALAKLEKSKPVSVLFRRGDWAQYALIRPAR, from the coding sequence ATGATGCTCACTTTCGACGGTCGCAGAAAACTTCGTTCTTCCCTTCTCGCCTGTGCTATGGCGGTGACCACAGCGGGCACCTTCCTGCCAATGGTGCCCGCGGTGGCGCAGGTGAGGGCCTTGCCCGATTTCACGGACCTGGTCGACCAGGTCGGACCCGCCGTGGTCAACATCCGCACGGTGGAGCGCGTTGCCCAGCGTGGTGGCTCTGGCGGCGGGGCCGCCAATGGCGAGATGGACCAGGAGATGCAGGAATTCCTGCGCCGGTTCTTCGGCCAGAACGCGCCCGGCGCGCCCAATGCGCCCAATTCGCCCCGTCAGGGACCGCGCTCGTCGCCGCAACCGCAGGAGCCCCAGGAGGAGTCGCGTCCGCGCGGCGTCGGATCGGGGTTCATCCTGAGCCCGGACGGCTACGTGATGACCAATGCGCACGTCGTGGAGGATGCGTCCGAGGTGATCGTCACCCTCACAGACAAGCGCGAGTTCAAGGCGAGGATCGTCGGCGCCGACAAGCGCACCGACGTGGCGGTCGTGAAGATCGATGCGACGGGGCTGCCCGCACTCAAGGTGGGGGACGTCTCCAAGCTCCGGGTCGGCGAGTGGGTGATGGCGATCGGATCGCCGTTCGGTCTCGAAAACACCGTGACGGCCGGCATCGTGAGTGCCAAGCAGCGCGACACGGGCGACTACCTGCCTTTCATCCAGACCGACGTGGCGATCAACCCGGGCAATTCCGGCGGTCCCCTCATCAACATGCGCGGCGAGGTGGTGGGCATCAACAGCCAGATCTATTCGCGCTCGGGCGGCTTCATGGGCATCTCGTTCTCGATCCCGATCGACGAGGCGATCCGCGTGAGCGAGCAGCTCCAGGCCACCGGACGCGTCTCCCGCGGTCGCATCGGGGTGCAGATCGACCGTGTCTCGAAGGACGTGGCCGAATCGATCGGTCTGGGAACGGGGCAGGGCGTGCTGGTGCGCAGCGTCGAGGCCGGATCGCCCGGCGAGAAGGCGGGCATCGAGGCGGGCGACATCATCACCAAGTTCGACGGCAAGGTGGTCGACAAGCCGAGCGATCTGCCGCGCATGGTGGGCAACACGAAGCCGGGCACGCGCAGCACGGTGACCGTGTTCCGCCGTGGCGCCTCGCGCGATCTGGCCGTGACGATCGCCGAGATCGAGCCCGACAAGCCGACGCGCAAGGCCAGTGCCGAGCGCGAGGAGCAGCCGCCCAAGGTGGCTTCGTCCGCTGCGGCCAAGGCCCTCGGACTCGCGGTGAGCGATCTTCCCGAGGCGCAGAAGAAGGAGTTGAAGGTGCGCGGTGGCGTGAAGATCGAAGCGGCCACCGATGCGGCCGCGCGGGTCGGCCTGAAGGAAGGCGACGTGATCCTGGCGGTCGGCAACATCGAGGTGTCGAGCGTCAAGGAATTCGATGCGGCCCTGGCGAAGCTCGAGAAGTCCAAACCCGTGAGCGTGCTGTTCCGACGTGGCGACTGGGCTCAGTACGCGCTGATTCGACCGGCGCGCTGA